In the Daphnia pulicaria isolate SC F1-1A chromosome 2, SC_F0-13Bv2, whole genome shotgun sequence genome, one interval contains:
- the LOC124327535 gene encoding 26S proteasome non-ATPase regulatory subunit 1-like has product MMNDPVNYVRQGALLASALVLVQHTEFTSSKVKDIRQLYAKVIGDKHEDVMAKFGAILAQGIIDSGGRNVTISLQSRTGHTNMSAVVGLMIFTQYWYWFPSSLCLSLAFAPTAIIGLNSDLKMPKVEYRSNAKPSVYAPPPLLEEKKREEKERVTAAVLSITARAKRREAAHSKSTQAASTVATPSMEVCEQFGSAKKSRRQKDERGKRRKRRAQI; this is encoded by the exons ATGATGAACGATCCGGTCAATTATGTCCGTCAAGGAGCACTGCTGGCTTCGGCACTTGTCCTCGTCCAGCACACCGAATTCACCTCGTCAAAGGTCAAAGACATCCGACAACTCTACGCCAAAGTCATTGGCGACAAGCACGAAGATGTCATGGCCAAGTTTGGTGCCATTCTGGCCCAAGGCATTATTGATTCTGGCGGACGCAATGTCACCATCTCACTCCAGTCGCGGACTGGCCACACCAACATGAGTGCTGTAGTTGGACTGATGATTTTCACCCAATACTGGTACTGGTTCCCCTCCAGTCTGTGCCTGTCCCTTGCATTCGCCCCCACCGCCATCATCGGCCTTAACTCTGATCTGAAG ATGCCCAAAGTGGAATACCGCTCGAATGCCAAGCCATCCGTCTACGCCCCACCTCCTTTGCTCGAAGAGAAGAAACGGGAAGAAAAGGAGCGAGTCACAGCGGCCGTCTTGTCGATCACGGCCAGAGCTAAGCGTCGTGAAGCGGCTCACTCCAAGAGTACTCAGGCAGCCAGCACTGTTGCAACTCCATCCATGGAAGTCTGCGAGCAGTTTGGTTCAGCAAAGAAGAGCCGACgacaaaaagatgaaagaggaaaaagacgaAAGAGAAGAGCTCAAATTTGA
- the LOC124327540 gene encoding uncharacterized protein LOC124327540 isoform X1 produces MKRCSSFFSSSVVKHNHMAKLGELLQSMEAKDSSEDGMDEPLLPPVPSPQLANNAGPMEDIELIEIDDSSLDGLDVPMLPLVLSSHLLKNAELIEAIAADESFIIQECDYETNSLM; encoded by the exons ATGAAGCGatgttcctccttcttctcatcCTCCGTGGTAAAGCATAATCATATG gcAAAGTTGGGAGAGCTACTGCAGTCCATGGAAGCTAAGGATTCGTCTGAGGATGGAATGGACGAGCCTCTGCTTCCACCGGTCCCATCTCCACAGTTGGCAAATAATGCAGGACCAATGGAAGACATTGAATTAATCGAAATTGATGATTCGTCTCTGGATGGATTGGACGTGCCTATGCTTCCACTTGTCCTCTCTtcacatttgttgaaaaatgcAGAATTAATTGAAGCCATTGCAGCAGATGAAAGCTTCATAATTCAAGAATGCGATTACGA AACGAATTCGTTGATGTAA
- the LOC124326927 gene encoding ovarian-specific serine/threonine-protein kinase Lok-like, with amino-acid sequence MEFLGGGDLQQRMYNCNYLSEMNSKYFFIQMVSAIKYCHGCSPPIVHRNLSPHNVLLASNEMLALIQIADFGLAKLMSCPSSLTTYCGSEWYIALEMRRQLDDDDADPYTPAVDVWTLGVVLHYMLFGWHPACARAHHTGLSTSTEQYGLPSNEGAFKAHCETVSEPARSLIDGMMTTDVRLRHSIEEITGCQWFRDEGTLAQLRERIIKDTPIF; translated from the exons ATGGAGTTCCTAGGCGGCGGTGACTTGCAGCAGCGAATGTACAACTGCAATTACTTGTCTGAGATGAattccaaatattttttcattcaaatggTTTCGGCAATCAAATACTGCCACGGATGCTCACCGCCAATTGTCCACCGCAACCTGTCACCCCACAACGTGTTGCTGGCAAGCAACGAAATGCTGGCACTCATCCAA ATTGCCGACTTTGGACTCGCGAAGCTGATGTCGTGTCCCTCGTCGCTAACAACCTATTGCGGAAGCGAGTGGTACATCGCCCTGGAAATGAGACGCCagctggacgacgacgacgccgatCCCTACACGCCGGCCGTGGACGTTTGGACTTTGGGAGTCGTCTTGCACTACATGCTGTTTGGCTGGCATCCCGCCTGCGCCCGCGCCCATCACAccggcctctccacctccacGGAGC AATATGGACTTCCATCAAACGAAGGTGCATTCAAAGCTCACTGCGAGACGGTGAGCGAGCCGGCCCGCTCACTGATTGACGGCATGATGACGACCGACGTTAGGCTGCGCCACAGCATTGAAGAGATTACCGGCTGCCAGTGGTTTCGTGACGAGGGCACTTTGGCCCAACTGCGGGAGAGAATAATCAAGGACACGCCCATTTTCTAA
- the LOC124327540 gene encoding uncharacterized protein LOC124327540 isoform X2, whose translation MKRCSSFFSSSVAKLGELLQSMEAKDSSEDGMDEPLLPPVPSPQLANNAGPMEDIELIEIDDSSLDGLDVPMLPLVLSSHLLKNAELIEAIAADESFIIQECDYETNSLM comes from the exons ATGAAGCGatgttcctccttcttctcatcCTCCGTG gcAAAGTTGGGAGAGCTACTGCAGTCCATGGAAGCTAAGGATTCGTCTGAGGATGGAATGGACGAGCCTCTGCTTCCACCGGTCCCATCTCCACAGTTGGCAAATAATGCAGGACCAATGGAAGACATTGAATTAATCGAAATTGATGATTCGTCTCTGGATGGATTGGACGTGCCTATGCTTCCACTTGTCCTCTCTtcacatttgttgaaaaatgcAGAATTAATTGAAGCCATTGCAGCAGATGAAAGCTTCATAATTCAAGAATGCGATTACGA AACGAATTCGTTGATGTAA
- the LOC124327532 gene encoding TD and POZ domain-containing protein 5-like, with translation MIRDFADLFLNQTSCDVHFRLQGVVMGAHVVILTARSSVFAAMFKCDMEESKTRKVVIEDIEPEVFRQLLHYLYTGTCPLLEMKSITRDLCVAADKYDVETLKKECVDILLVQLDVSNSIATLVWSHLHSITTLFDASLKCIALNGPTVCFLPEWKDLTHDYPDLCLMATQHMIKIKVYGVSSVSCESDCGGADCETDLWETEVQNVFQTTSEIDCETDGDWLEFPEQIRRIASLIKM, from the coding sequence ATGATTCGAGATTTCGCCGACCTCTTCCTCAATCAAACCAGTTGCGACGTGCATTTCCGGCTCCAGGGCGTGGTCATGGGCGCCCACGTCGTGATTCTGACGGCCCGCAGCTCCGTATTCGCCGCCATGTTCAAATGCGACATGGAAGAGTCGAAAACTAGAAAAGTCGTCATCGAAGATATCGAGCCGGAAGTCTTCCGCCAGCTGCTCCACTACCTCTACACGGGCACCTGCCCGCTGCTGGAGATGAAATCCATCACGCGCGATCTCTGCGTGGCGGCTGACAAGTACGACGTCGAGACGCTCAAGAAGGAGTGCGTCGACATTTTGCTGGTCCAACTGGACGTGAGCAATTCGATCGCCACGCTCGTCTGGTCTCATTTGCATTCGATCACGACCCTGTTTGACGCCTCGCTCAAGTGCATCGCCCTCAACGGGCCGACCGTTTGCTTCCTGCCCGAGTGGAAGGATCTGACTCACGACTATCCCGATTTGTGTCTGATGGCCACTCAGCACATGATAAAGATCAAGGTGTACGGTGTCAGCAGTGTCAGCTGCGAGAGCGATTGCGGCGGGGCCGACTGCGAGACGGACCTCTGGGAAACGGAAGTGCAGAACGTCTTTCAAACGACCAGCGAAATCGACTGCGAGACGGACGGTGATTGGCTGGAATTTCCGGAACAAATCCGCCGCATTGCTTCTCTGATTAAAATGTAA
- the LOC124327510 gene encoding 5-hydroxytryptamine receptor 2C-like, whose product MEGKLEWNQSVTATSTRLSVSSSTTSSLLIWLTSTAGSSNTSIDGEASIKSDSDVYNWSFICVMVFVVAGTVGNVLVCLAVWLERPLQNVTNWFLVSLAFADLIVSTIVMPFGATAGFLGYWPLGVTWCNVYVTCDVLACSASILHMCCISLGRYLGIRSPLKARGYGGRGGSSSASFLTGGSSKRLVVVRVVLVWLLALLISSPISALGLIDPSNIMIGNQCVINNRGFAFFGSLAAFYIPMIIMVVSYALTVHLLRNKARQHQQQLMARASGGSSSSNYTTSGGRLATNKRSFHSVNFAHDDRKSQADEDENVPLQQERGTQTPVSVSRERRKLIWKARITFSPSCHCSLSTPAADVQHDQQQQPIRIVKASARAAAATSRAASGRKISSSSGNAVVASTPHHRRSGSIVSSSTPNISSAATVANEQKASKVLGVVFFTFVLCWAPFFLLNLLMVVWPSCGAYIPDRLVATCLWLGYVSSTINPLIYTVFNRTFKRVFIRLLKCQCRKSPITSLAASASATTVATVQHRYSRCASVYEGLANNSSNQQQQQPLAVPSAANRYR is encoded by the exons ATGGAAGGCAAACTGGAATGGAATCAGAGTGTGACGGCCACCAGCACAAGGCTGTCCGTGTCGTCGTCGACGACATCGTCGCTATTAATCTGGCTTACATCGACGgccggcagcagcaacacTTCTATCGACGGCGAGGCCAGCATCAAGAGCGACTCCGACGTCTACAATTGGTCCTTCATTTGCGTCATGGTCTTCGTGGTGGCCGGCACCGTTGGCAACGTCCTCGTCTGTTTGGCCGTCTGGCTGGAGCGTCCACTTCAAAATGTCACCAACTGGTTTCTCGTTTCGCTGGCCTTTGCCGACCTCATCGTTAGCACCATCGTCATGCCTTTCGGCGCCACGGCCGGCTTCTTAg GATATTGGCCTCTGGGGGTGACTTGGTGTAACGTGTACGTCACTTGCGACGTGTTGGCCTGCTCGGCCTCCATCCTGCACATGTGCTGCATCAGTTTGGGCCGCTACCTGGGCATCCGGAGTCCGTTGAAAGCCCGCGGCTACGGCGGCcgaggcggcagcagcagcgccagcTTCCTGACGGGCGGCAGCTCCAAGCGGCTCGTCGTCGTCCGGGTCGTCCTCGTTTGGCTCCTGGCCTTGCTCATCAGTTCGCCCATCAGCGCCCTGGGACTCATCGACCCCTCCAACATCATGATCGGCAACCAGTGCGTCATCAACAACCGGGGCTTCGCCTTTTTCGGCTCCCTGGCCGCCTTCTACATCCCAATGATCATCATGGTCGTCTCCTACGCCCTAACGGTCCACCTGCTGCGCAACAAGGCCcgccagcaccagcagcagctcatggCCAGGGCCAGCGGTGGTAGCAGTTCCAGTAATTACACGACCAGCGGTGGCCGCCTGGCTACCAACAAGCGCAGTTTCCATTCGGTCAATTTCGCCCACGACGACCGAAAGTCCCAGGCCGATGAGGACGAGAATGTACCGCTGCAGCAGGAGCGCGGGACTCAGACGCCGGTCAGCGTGTCCAGGGAGCGCCGGAAGCTCATCTGGAAAGCCCGCATCACTTTCTCGCCTTCGTGTCACTGTTCTCTGTCGACTCCAGCTGCGGACGTCCAGcacgaccagcagcagcagcccatccGCATCGTCAAAGCCTCGGCcagagcggcggcggcgaccaGCCGTGCTGCTAGCGGGCGAAAGATCAGCAGCTCCAGCGGCAACGCCGTCGTGGCCAGCACTCCCCACCACCGTCGATCGGGTTCCATCGTCTCGTCGTCGACGCCCAACATATCCAGCGCCGCGACGGTGGCCAACGAGCAAAAGGCCAGCAAAGTCCTGGGCGTCGTCTTTTTCAC GTTTGTCCTGTGCTGGGCCCCGTTTTTCTTACTCAATTTGCTGATGGTGGTGTGGCCGTCGTGCGGGGCTTACATCCCCGACCGTTTGGTGGCCACCTGCCTGTGGCTGGGCTACGTCTCGTCCACCATCAACCCGCTCATCTACACCGTCTTCAACCGGACGTTCAAGCGCGTCTTCATCCGGCTCCTGAAATGCCAGTGCCGCAAGTCGCCCATCACCAGTCTGGCGGCCTCGGCCAGCGCCACCACCGTCGCCACCGTCCAGCATCGCTACAGCCGCTGCGCCTCCGTCTACGAGGGACTcgccaacaacagcagcaaccagcagcagcagcagccgctggCCGTCCCGTCGGCGGCTAATCGCTATCGATAA
- the LOC124327539 gene encoding trafficking protein particle complex subunit 1-like: MTIHNLYMFDRHGVLMFYGEWNRKRQSGMTIEEEAKLMYGMLYSIRNFVNKMSPVDVREGFQCYRTSKYVLNYFETPSGVKFVMNTDLHSQGVRELLQQINSQIYIEYCVKNPAYRSGETIQCELFKTKLDELVKQSPIFKG; encoded by the exons ATGACAATTCACAACCTATACATGTTTGACCGGCATGGTGTTTTGATGTTCTATGGTGAATGGAATCGAAAGCGCCAATCCGGAATGACTATAGAAGAA GAAGCAAAGCTTATGTATGGCATGCTTTATTCCATTAGAAACTTTGTTAATAAAATGTCACCAGTTGATGTTCGAGAAGGATTTCAATGTTACAGAACATCCAAATATGTACTCAATTACTTTGAAACTCCATCAGGGGTGAAATTCGTCATGAATACTGATCTGCATTCACAAGGTGTAAGAGAACTATTACAACAAATAAACAGCCAA ATTTATATTGAATACTGTGTAAAGAATCCTGCCTATCGTTCTGGTGAAACTATTCAgtgtgaattatttaaaacaaaattggatGAGCTTGTCAAGCAATCTCCCATTTTCAAAGGGTAa
- the LOC124327503 gene encoding 26S proteasome non-ATPase regulatory subunit 1-like, whose amino-acid sequence MFKVASQFCETSKMSITSAVGVIALLDEPNVLLKEFALQKLNEIVDEFWPEIADSVEKIEILHEDKSFPQCELAALVVSKVYHHLGSFEDSLTYALGAGNLFDVMSNSEYVQTTIAKCMDFYSQQRVALAEGTPDVKPIDSRLEGIVNRMFQRCLDDGQYKQAIGIAIETRRMDVFRRAILESGDVPAMLTYCLKVCLELLQHRQFRNVVLRCLVDMYRELTTPDYVSMCQCLIFLDDPLAVADILDKLVHGEQDSTLMAYQIAFDLYESATQQFLARVLQALKPTNIVPPASVEEEKTEEVKEVKVEPVLSESEELMKKRLDRLVTILGGELSIELHLQFLIRNNKSDLLILKQTKDAIRVSVCHTATVIANAFMHSGTTSDQFLRDNLDWLSRATNWAKLTATASLGVIHRGHEKEALALMAAYLPREVAATSAGFSEGGGLYALGLIHANHGTNITDYLLQQLKEASNEVIRHGGCLGLGLASMGTQRADVYEQLKFHLYQDDAVTGEAAGMAMGLTMLGSRSQQAIEDMVSYAQETQHEKIMRGLAVGIALTMYGRLEEADDLIDTLAKDKDPILRRAAMHTLALAYCGTGNNQAVRKLLHVAVSDVNDDVRRAAVTALGFLLFRNPEQCPSVVSLLAESYNPHVRYGAAMALGIACAGTGLKEAVALLEPMMNDPVNYVRQGALLASALVLVQHTEFTSSKVKDIRQLYAKVIGDKHEDVMAKFGAILAQGIIDAGGRNVTISLQSRTGHTNMSAVVGLMIFTQYWYWFPSSLCLSLAFAPTAIIGLNSDLKMPKVEYRSNAKPSVYAPPPLLEEKKREEKERVTAAVLSITARAKRREAAHSKITQAASTVATPSAAEKMEVDEQPSSEKSADDKKVKEEKEKPKEEPNFEILSNPARVVRQQLKVVSMAENSKYIPLKDIGIGGIIVMRYGQTDQPEELVEPVAAMGPKVEEEAEPEPPEPFEYIED is encoded by the exons ATGTTTAAGGTTGCTTCGCAGTTTTGCGAAACTTCGAAGATGAGTATTACTTCAGCTG TTGGTGTCATTGCTCTTCTTGATGAACCTAATGTTTTGCTGAAAGAATTCGCTCTACAAAAGCTAAACGAAATTGTTGATGAATTTTGGCCTGAAATTGCTGattcagttgaaaaaat AGAAATTCTTCACGAAGATAAGAGCTTCCCACAATGTGAACTGGCTGCTCTAGTGGTGAGCAAAGTTTATCATCATCTTGGTTCATTTGAGGATTCCCTTACATATGCTCTTGGTGCGGGAAACCTTTTCGATGTAATGAGCAATTCTGAATATGTTCAAACTACAATAG CCAAATGTATGGATTTCTATAGCCAACAAAGAGTAGCTTTGGCTGAGGGAACACCAGATGTCAAACCAATTGACTCAAG GCTGGAAGGTATTGTCAATCGAATGTTTCAGAGATGCTTAGATGATGGTCAATATAAGCAGGCCATCGGTATTGCTATTGAAACCCGGAGGATGGATGTATTCAGACGAGCCATTTTGGAATCG GGTGATGTGCCGGCAATGTTAACCTATTGCCTCAAAGTTTGCCTCGAGTTGCTCCAGCATCGGCAATTCAGAAATGTTGTTCTCCGTTGCTTGGTGGATATGTACCGTGAACTAACTACTCCTGATTACGTCAGCATGTGTCAGTGCCTCATTTTCTTGGACGACCCTTTGGCCGTTGCCGATATCCTCGACAAACTCGTCCATGGAGAGCAGGATTCAACCTTGATGGCCTACCAGATTGCTTTCGATTTGTATGAAAGTGCAACTCAGCAATTCCTCGCGCGTGTACTTCAAGCCCTTAAACCGACAAACATAGTGCCACCag CTTCGGTCGAAGAggagaaaactgaagaagTAAAGGAAGTCAAAGTGGAACCCGTTTTG AGTGAATCTGAAGAACTGATGAAGAAACGTTTAGATCGATTGGTGACCATTTTGGGTGGTGAACTGAGCATTGAACTTCATCTTCAGTTTCTTATCCGCAACAACAAAAGCGATCTACTCATTTTAAAGCAGACAAAAGATGCCATTCGCGTATCTGTGTGTCATACGGCTACCGTTATCGCCAATGCTTTTATGCACAGTGGAACGACTTCCGACCAATTTTTGAG agACAATTTGGATTGGCTGTCACGTGCTACAAACTGGGCCAAGTTGACAGCGACAGCTTCATTGGGTGTGATCCATCGCGGGCATGAAAAGGAAGCATTGGCATTAATGGCGGCTTATTTACCTCGTGAAGTGGCAGCGACGTCAGCCGGTTTTTCGGAAGGCGGTGGTCTGTATGCCCTGGGTTTGATCCATGCCAATCACGGAACGAACATCACCGACTACCTACTTCAGCAGCTCAAAGAAGCCTCGAACGAGGTGATTCGTCATGGGGGGTGCTTAGGTCTTGGCTTGGCCAGCATGGGTACACAACGGGCCGATGTCTACGAACAACTGAAATTCCATCTGTACCAAGACGATGCTGTGACGGGCGAAGCTGCTGGTATGGCCATGGGTTTGACGATGTTGGGCTCGAGATCTCAGCAGGCTATCGAAGATATGGTGTCATATGCTCAAGAAACTCAACACGAGAAGATCATGCGAGGACTGGCCGTCGGTATCGCTCTTACCATGTACGGCCGTTTAGAAGAAGCTGACGACCTCATTGACACGCTAGCCAAGGACAAGGACCCTATTCTTCGGAGAGCGGCCATGCACACTCTAGCACTGGCTTATTGTGGCACGGGCAACAACCAAGCAGTCCGCAAGTTGCTTCATGTAGCT GTGTCTGACGTAAACGACGACGTCCGCCGTGCTGCTGTTACTGCATTGGGATTCCTCCTCTTCCG AAATCCGGAACAATGCCCTAGTGTTGTCTCTCTGTTGGCTGAAAGTTACAACCCTCACGTTCGTTATGGAGCTGCCATGGCGTTGGGAATTGCCTGTGCTGGTACTGGATTGAAG gaaGCAGTAGCACTTCTTGAGCCCATGATGAACGATCCGGTCAATTATGTCCGCCAAGGAGCACTGCTGGCTTCGGCACTTGTCCTCGTCCAGCACACCGAATTCACCTCGTCAAAGGTCAAAGACATCCGACAACTCTACGCCAAAGTCATTGGCGACAAGCACGAAGATGTCATGGCCAAGTTTGGTGCCATTCTGGCACAAGGCATTATTGATGCTGGCGGACGCAATGTCACCATCTCACTCCAGTCGCGGACTGGCCACACCAACATGAGTGCTGTAGTTGGACTGATGATTTTCACCCAATACTGGTACTGGTTCCCCTCCAGTCTGTGCCTGTCCCTTGCATTCGCCCCCACCGCCATTATCGGCCTTAACTCTGATCTGAAG ATGCCCAAAGTGGAATACCGCTCGAATGCCAAGCCATCCGTCTACGCCCCACCTCCTTTGCTTGAAGAGAAGAAACGGGAAGAAAAGGAGCGAGTCACAGCGGCTGTTTTGTCGATCACGGCCAGAGCTAAGCGTCGTGAAGCGGCTCACTCTAAGATTACTCAGGCAGCCAGCACTGTTGCAACTCCATCCGCTGCGGAGAAGATGGAAGTCGATGAGCAGCCTAGTTCAGAAAAGAGCGCCGATGACAAAAaggtgaaagaagaaaaagagaagccgaAAGAAGAGCCCAATTTCGAAATCCTTTCCAATCCAGCTCGAGTCGTCAGACAGCAG TTAAAAGTTGTCAGCATGGCGGAAAATTCAAAGTACATTCCGCTGAAGGATATTGGCATTGGCGGCATTATTGTTATGCGATATGGACAAACGGATCAGCCGGAAGAATTGGTCGAACCTGTTGCAG CCATGGGACctaaagtagaagaagaagccgaacCGGAGCCGCCCGAGCCGTTTGAATACATAGAAGATTGA